One stretch of Arachis duranensis cultivar V14167 chromosome 1, aradu.V14167.gnm2.J7QH, whole genome shotgun sequence DNA includes these proteins:
- the LOC107468669 gene encoding nuclear transport factor 2 isoform X2, producing the protein MAMQEASPATAPSAQVVGNAFVEQYYHILHQSPNLVHRFYQDSSFLSRSDNDGQMTTVTTMQAINEKILSLNYEDYTAEIKTADAQESYEKGVIVLVTGCLTGKDNVKRKFSQTFFLAPQDKGYYVLNDVFRYVEENDTLQSSNPDSTVNEKAEAVAMPEAEHLVTNPAITAESENLNNGAEGYNPEDNEEEGSVIDEEVAEPSADLSQNVAIHDSTSAVQDDAPKKSYSYASIVMKSNTASGPVYVPSRTVRAVPAKSSEQWPTTTKPTPVPEALAPSNDSAPGSSDVHEEAEGHSIYIRNLPFNATVEQLEEVFKKFGPIKHGGIQVRSSKHGFCFGFVEFEEMTSMNSALEASPITVGDRQAVIEEKRTTTRVSGSGRGRFPSGRGGFRSDSFRGRAKFGGGRGYGRNEFRNQGEFTTRPKGPAGQKGDGSQRPSQNGSGRGGRQGVGNRSTAPST; encoded by the exons ATGGCAATGCAGGAAGCAAGCCCTGCCACCGCTCCTAGTGCCCAAGTTGTCGGCAATGCATTTGTGGAGCAATACTATCACATTCTACACCAATCCCCAAATTTGGTGCACAGATTTTACCAGGACTCAAGTTTCTTAAGCCGTTCAGACAACGATGGCCAGATGACAACTGTGACTACTATGCAA GCAATCAATGAAAAGATACTTTCCTTGAATTATGAAGATTATACAGCAGAAATAAAAACTGCTGATGCTCAGGAGTCATATGAGAAAGGTGTGATAGTTTTAGTAACTGGATGCTTAACCGGGAAGGATAATGTGAAAAGGAAGTTCTCACAGACATTCTTTCTGGCACCACAAGATAAGGGGTATTATGTCTTAAATGACGTCTTTAGGTATGTTGAGGAGAATGACACACTGCAGTCATCAAATCCCGACTCCACTGTCAATGAAAAAGCTGAGGCAGTGGCCATGCCGGAAGCAG AACATCTTGTGACCAACCCTGCAATAACAGCAGAGAGTGAAAACCTTAATAATGGAGCTGAAGGTTATAATCCAGAGGACAATGAGGAAGAAGGATCAGTTATTGATGAAGAGGTTGCTGAACCCTCTGCAGATTTAAGTCAGAATGTTGCGATTCATGATTCAACTTCTGCAGTCCAGGATGATGCACCGAAGAAGTCATATTCATATGCATCaatt GTAATGAAAAGTAACACAGCATCTGGTCCTGTATATGTTCCCAGCCGAACTGTAAGAGCAGTACCTGCTAAATCCAGTGAACAATGGCCTACTACTACCAAACCAACTCCAGTACCAGAGGCATTAGCTCCTAGTAATGACAGTGCTCCTGGGAGTAGTGATGTTCATGAGGAAG CTGAAGGTCATTCCATATACATACGGAATTTGCCATTTAATGCAACTGTTGAACAACTTGAGGAGGTCTTTAAGAAATTTGGTCCTATTAAGCATGGTGGAATCCAAGTTAGAAGTAGTAAG CATGGCTTCTGTTTCGGCTTTGTTGAATTTGAGGAAATGACTTCCATGAATAGCGCACTTGAG gcTTCACCTATCACCGTTGGTGATCGACAAGCTGTTATTGAGGAGAAGAGAACTACTACAAGAG TTAGTGGTAGTGGAAGAGGAAGGTTTCCCTCCGGAAGAGGTGGGTTCAGAAGTGACAGTTTCAGGGGGCGTGCAAAATTTGGTGGCGGAAGAGGTTATGGCAGAAATGAGTTCAGAAACCAAGGAGAGTTCACAACGCGACCTAAGGGTCCAGCTGGACAAAAGGGAGATGGTTCTCAACGGCCCAGTCAAAATGGAAGTGGGCGGGGTGGACGGCAAGGTGTTGGCAACCGAAGTACTGCACCATCAACTTGA
- the LOC107468669 gene encoding nuclear transport factor 2 isoform X1 codes for MAMQEASPATAPSAQVVGNAFVEQYYHILHQSPNLVHRFYQDSSFLSRSDNDGQMTTVTTMQAINEKILSLNYEDYTAEIKTADAQESYEKGVIVLVTGCLTGKDNVKRKFSQTFFLAPQDKGYYVLNDVFRYVEENDTLQSSNPDSTVNEKAEAVAMPEADNIHAPEHLVTNPAITAESENLNNGAEGYNPEDNEEEGSVIDEEVAEPSADLSQNVAIHDSTSAVQDDAPKKSYSYASIVMKSNTASGPVYVPSRTVRAVPAKSSEQWPTTTKPTPVPEALAPSNDSAPGSSDVHEEAEGHSIYIRNLPFNATVEQLEEVFKKFGPIKHGGIQVRSSKHGFCFGFVEFEEMTSMNSALEASPITVGDRQAVIEEKRTTTRVSGSGRGRFPSGRGGFRSDSFRGRAKFGGGRGYGRNEFRNQGEFTTRPKGPAGQKGDGSQRPSQNGSGRGGRQGVGNRSTAPST; via the exons ATGGCAATGCAGGAAGCAAGCCCTGCCACCGCTCCTAGTGCCCAAGTTGTCGGCAATGCATTTGTGGAGCAATACTATCACATTCTACACCAATCCCCAAATTTGGTGCACAGATTTTACCAGGACTCAAGTTTCTTAAGCCGTTCAGACAACGATGGCCAGATGACAACTGTGACTACTATGCAA GCAATCAATGAAAAGATACTTTCCTTGAATTATGAAGATTATACAGCAGAAATAAAAACTGCTGATGCTCAGGAGTCATATGAGAAAGGTGTGATAGTTTTAGTAACTGGATGCTTAACCGGGAAGGATAATGTGAAAAGGAAGTTCTCACAGACATTCTTTCTGGCACCACAAGATAAGGGGTATTATGTCTTAAATGACGTCTTTAGGTATGTTGAGGAGAATGACACACTGCAGTCATCAAATCCCGACTCCACTGTCAATGAAAAAGCTGAGGCAGTGGCCATGCCGGAAGCAG ATAATATACATGCTCCAGAACATCTTGTGACCAACCCTGCAATAACAGCAGAGAGTGAAAACCTTAATAATGGAGCTGAAGGTTATAATCCAGAGGACAATGAGGAAGAAGGATCAGTTATTGATGAAGAGGTTGCTGAACCCTCTGCAGATTTAAGTCAGAATGTTGCGATTCATGATTCAACTTCTGCAGTCCAGGATGATGCACCGAAGAAGTCATATTCATATGCATCaatt GTAATGAAAAGTAACACAGCATCTGGTCCTGTATATGTTCCCAGCCGAACTGTAAGAGCAGTACCTGCTAAATCCAGTGAACAATGGCCTACTACTACCAAACCAACTCCAGTACCAGAGGCATTAGCTCCTAGTAATGACAGTGCTCCTGGGAGTAGTGATGTTCATGAGGAAG CTGAAGGTCATTCCATATACATACGGAATTTGCCATTTAATGCAACTGTTGAACAACTTGAGGAGGTCTTTAAGAAATTTGGTCCTATTAAGCATGGTGGAATCCAAGTTAGAAGTAGTAAG CATGGCTTCTGTTTCGGCTTTGTTGAATTTGAGGAAATGACTTCCATGAATAGCGCACTTGAG gcTTCACCTATCACCGTTGGTGATCGACAAGCTGTTATTGAGGAGAAGAGAACTACTACAAGAG TTAGTGGTAGTGGAAGAGGAAGGTTTCCCTCCGGAAGAGGTGGGTTCAGAAGTGACAGTTTCAGGGGGCGTGCAAAATTTGGTGGCGGAAGAGGTTATGGCAGAAATGAGTTCAGAAACCAAGGAGAGTTCACAACGCGACCTAAGGGTCCAGCTGGACAAAAGGGAGATGGTTCTCAACGGCCCAGTCAAAATGGAAGTGGGCGGGGTGGACGGCAAGGTGTTGGCAACCGAAGTACTGCACCATCAACTTGA